The nucleotide window ttttaattatttataatcatTCCGGAAATGTATAAACTAATTTTGGAAAGCTTGTAAAAtgagaaattattatttctgatcATTATTTTAGGGGGgaaaatgtctgaaatatatccgaactttggccgaaattgctgTTATGATACCGAACTTTGGACAAGACCTTTTACTCCTAcatatttaatagtgtattttaaaggtagatatgtgcccacgtggacatcaaaaatattgcataattataaatagcaACGTGTCCACgtgagcacatatatacctttaaaatacactattaaatagtgcagggggtaaaaggtcctctgtaaagtttggtatcgtaacaacaatttcgatcaaagttggagtatttttcagaccatttTCCCTTATTTTAGCTATTATTAACATTTAGTATGACAACATTTAAAGAGGTAGCCTCCTTTAAATATTAACTGTTTCTAAATTAATGTAGCCAAGAATTAGAAATGTTTTGATGTTTTGTTTATCTAACACGCagagttttatttttgaacATGAAACATGTAATTAAGCCTTGGgtgaattataattttatttttaccatttaattttataacattttaatataatgaaggggtaaaatggtaatccaactttaaaGATTGGAACTTCCCACTTTTCgtaatatatgatgatgatgtgatgtgatgatataatgatatatgatatatgatgacACCTCTTCAAATTCTTTACTTCAATATTAAACAGTAGAGTCTATTTAGAAGAAAAATGTCGATTACATTGTTTTATCAATcataacttttcaaattcttctgttatgagatttatgattatgattaaaAGCAATATCAATGTActcatttatcaagaaaataacaatttaattattaaagggCTTATGAACTTCAAATTCTAccattatgtaattaaaatatttgtgtttaattaaataattaatcaaattttaatttagtaaaggggcaaaatggtaattcaactttttacTTTGGAGCTTTCCACttatagtaatatatgatatatgatatatgatgatatgatatgatatgatgatatatatatatatatatggttctTGGTTAAATTCATTTGAGAACTTTTCTTGtttctaccaaaaaaaaaaacaagaaaatttatGGGCACTTTAAAAAGTAATTCTTGATATTGTTAAGAGGATAGTGAAAGTTAGgtgatttattttatcataCAGAATTAACTCGATAAGTATCTACACTTTGATTATATGTTCGCTAATCATCTATGCAATTAACCTGTAAGTTCagtttctatttttaatattgtaGAAAGTAAACATTATAcagttaaaaatgttttaaacaGGATTTCAATTTTTGAGTTGAAGAGAAATTGATCCAATTTTGGAATGACCAATGTCCCAGAACTACTTCTTTGACATATTGATTATTGGAAGTAGCTGGAAAATGTCAGCTtgaaaaaagcaaaaaaggaagtgtTTTAAAGAATTAAATAAAGTGAAAGATTGAATAAATGGAAGAAAcatgatacaacatcaattctcatgcTACAAAGATAGCAGGTCCATTTGTCTAAGACCATATTACAAAATTGACTGAACATACAACACCTAATTTCAGAAGCAACTTCACTGCCAAAGCAACAGCTTGAATGGTCGAATAGTACATGATGCTGGTGTGCTAAGAGGTTCCTTCATCAAAGCTACTGCCCAAGTAATGAAGGTCTATAGATGGCATGACTTTGTGCAATCTCAATACGATCACGTGGATCATTCATAGTTTCATCTCTCAAGGCCTGAAGAATCGCCTCTGATGAAACCTCCCTGTAGTTTCAATGCAACAACACTCGGATTACTTATAAAAGAACTGCAAACATAAGGGTGGGGGGAAAGCAGGGCTAGAATCTCATGTACCTCATTATTAGTATTTTGTACAATGTCTTCAATAAAGGACAAAGTTCAACAGGAGCTACATGTTTGTTTTCATCAGGATGAAAAACATTTAAACTGGACTGACTAAGTAGCTCATAGAAGGCTTTTACTGCTGAAACTCCCTGCACAAATTGATACAGGTGTTAGCATTCACACATGATTCCACATACTCATTAACTCTCTTGCAGTTCTAGTTCAGAACGATATCCTCCGTGAACTAAACCAGAGACGATATATTCACATGGTATGCAGCTCAAGTTTTGTTATGTTATAGAGAGAGCAATTTCAAGGTGCATGTCGGATCCTCAAAAACCTATCAACATGATTTCAAATCAATGTCCAAACACTCCCCTAATAATTTACACATCAACTCCTATTAATATGCAACAGAAGTTAAGAAGAGTAAATTATCATTAGAAATCTATTTACAGCTACATGCTCATAGCTTGTCAATGTGTGCTAAGTATTCTAGAATGTACCTGTATCATCCCCTTTCCCTTGATGCTGTCACCCATTTCAAGGTTTATTTCCCCTTTGGCCAACTTTTGGCCATACCACGCATTACGACCTTTCAACAGGGTCACATATGTATCAGCCAGGAGTGGACCTGCAAGCTTCTCGGGTCCTTCAGCCAGGAGATGTGTAATGAAGATCATCTCAGATGTACAATGTGCAAAGTATACTGACTTGCTTGTGGCACTTTCATTAGTAAGAGCTGCTACCATACCTATCGAGTAGGAAATAGTGTCAATGTGTGGTTTCAAATGTACCTAAGCAACAGAGTCTAACACCTAATGTAAATCTCTCAATTATGGTGTTTCAATAAAGATCAAATTATTACATCATACTGCCATAACCAGGGACATAGAGCATTTGTAATGATATTCATGATTTCATGCACGATATTGCTGTATAGAAAAAGTCTCAGCCACATTGTGGATGCCCTGACATCCTTAATATATTTACTAATGAGAATTCTCAGGGAATTACTCTGATTTCAGATCTGGTTCTTAACTTCCCCGAGACTCTGAAATGTTCATGTGAGTTGGAATTTGACTAAAGATGTCACAATGCTTAAACTGTGGGAAGCTGCAATTTATCACCACAACAATGCTGAAAGCTCCcaatctccaaaaaaaaaaaggaagtaaaCAAACAGCGATAGTGGAAATAAGGAGATGATCTTAGTGAGCATTCAGTCTAGGCTGGAGACAACTCAATAAGCCAATTCTAAGAAATCTATGCACTATAAAGTTTTTAACAGATAATAAGTAAAGTAAAACATTGCACCagaaagagaaaatattgtACCAGCTCCAATGGCGTATACATTCTTTAGACCACCCATGACCTCATGAGTTACCAGGTCACCATTGTCCCATACGATAAAATGTGGCTGCCTCAAAAATCTCGCTAGTGCTTTCCGCCATTTCTCAGCTCCACATATCCGGGCATTGGCGTATTCTCTGTTGTAAATCTCTGATGCAATATTAGGTCCACCAAGATACAAGATATTTTCTACTGGAACACCAGCTGCAAAAAATAGGTGTTACGTGAGCAATAAGTAACACTAATAAAGAACTTAAAGATCACATATTTTTGAGGTTCAAATTCAACCATATACGCCATAGGCTTGTCGCATTAGCTATCAATAGTACAGAATGGTTGAAGAACCAACGTGGCTTGATCAGGTtgcaaataataattttgcatATCTGAAGACttcaaaatacaattatatacACACAGAGGAAGTAAAgtgaaattaatatatttcaacaTTAAATCTAACTGGACATTAACAAGAGAAAATAACACAATCAAACAAAGCCCACAATTGGGGTCTAGGGGAGAAGACTACACAATCATTGCGAAAAATGGGAAAATGTGCATACAAGTACTTAC belongs to Solanum stenotomum isolate F172 chromosome 1, ASM1918654v1, whole genome shotgun sequence and includes:
- the LOC125872466 gene encoding probable glycerol-3-phosphate dehydrogenase [NAD(+)] 1, cytosolic; amino-acid sequence: MVGSEEVVTSHAYPNGLIQSTNGSSVEEKVDELRRIFGKADGDPLRIVGVGAGAWGSVFVAMLQDAYGNLREKVQIRIWRRAGRDVDKATAEHLFEVINSREDVLRRLIRRCAYLKYVEARLGDRTLHADEILKDGFCSNMIDTPLCPLKVVTNLQEAVWDADIVINGLPSTETRDVFQEISRYWKERITVPVIISLAKGIEAELGPEPRIVTPTQMINKATGVPVENILYLGGPNIASEIYNREYANARICGAEKWRKALARFLRQPHFIVWDNGDLVTHEVMGGLKNVYAIGAGMVAALTNESATSKSVYFAHCTSEMIFITHLLAEGPEKLAGPLLADTYVTLLKGRNAWYGQKLAKGEINLEMGDSIKGKGMIQGVSAVKAFYELLSQSSLNVFHPDENKHVAPVELCPLLKTLYKILIMREVSSEAILQALRDETMNDPRDRIEIAQSHAIYRPSLLGQ